A genomic stretch from Arachis stenosperma cultivar V10309 chromosome 3, arast.V10309.gnm1.PFL2, whole genome shotgun sequence includes:
- the LOC130968525 gene encoding protein MEI2-like 3, protein MKQSFDPSSLGPSKIPSINIPRGVGCSARGVSSGSDLYRASSDASLFSSSLPVLPHEKLNINDTENGYQSVDDISSGFEKLQDKGSLEGVGAHAVGTTLPDDEDELLAGIMDDFDLSGLPGSLEDLEEYDLFGDMDLDPDQDGFSAGMSKLNFSDSVVSNGLPHYSFPNGVGTVAGEHPYGEHPSRTLFVRNINSNVEDSELRALFEQYGDIRTLYTACKHRGFVMISYYDIRAARTAMRALQNKPLRRRKLDIHFSIPKDNPSDKDINQGTLVVFNLDPSVSNEDLRQIFGAYGEVKEIRETPHKRHHKFIEYYDVRAAEAALKSLNRSDIAGKRIKLEPSRPGGARRNLLLQLNQELDQDEARNFRYQVSSPVANSPPGNWMQFNSPVEQNSMQTISHSPGSRIMSPTTGSHLPGLASILQPQVSNTVKGATIGKDIGRSNHGEHIFTSVNSTQGATFQSHSLPEPKFSQYRGSLSLFGPSTSKSNESSMETLSGAQFLWGSPTLYSERNKPLAWPRPAAVHPFTSNGKGHGFPYSSQSTSYVGASHHHNNHHVGSAPSGLPLERHFGFPESPETSIMNNVGYGGMGLGHTDGNYMVKTSGSVNAGITIPRNISENGSSNLRMRSSPRLSPVFLGSGPYAGLPPTTMDSLTDRSQSRWIENNGSQVDSKKQFQLDLDKIKCGEDTRTTLMIKNIPNKYTSKMLLAAIDENHRGTYDFLYLPIDFKNKCNVGYAFINMLSPSLIIPFYETFNGKKWEKFNSEKVASLAYARIQGKTALVSHFQNSSLMNEDKRCRPILFHSEGPETSDQIIQEHLPSNILECSGT, encoded by the exons ATGAAGCAGTCTTTTGATCCTTCATCTTTGG GTCCTTCAAAGATTCCATCGATAAATATACCTAGAGGAGTGGGGTGCAGTGCACGAGGGGTTTCATCTGGATCTGATTTATACCGTGCGTCATCTGATGCTAGTCTCTTTTCCAGTTCATTACCTGTTCTTCCACACGAAAAGT TGAACATAAATGATACTGAAAATGGTTATCAATCTGTTGATGACATCTCATCTGGCTTTGAAAAGCTTCAAGACAAGGGTTCATTAGAAGGTGTCGGTGCTCATGCAGTGGGAACCACGCTTCCTGATGATGAAGACGAGCTTTTGGCTGGCATAATGGATGATTTTGATCTAAGTGGTTTACCTGGTTCTCTTGAGGACTTGGAAGAGTATGATCTTTTTGGAGATATGGATCTAGATCCTGATCAGGATGGTTTCAGTGCGGGCATGTCCAAATTGAACTTCTCCGATAGTGTTGTTAGCAACGGTTTGCCTCATTATTCTTTTCCTAATGGTGTTGGAACTGTTGCTGGAGAACATCCATATGGAGAGCATCCTTCTCGAACGCTATTTGTTCGAAATATTAACAGCAACGTGGAGGATTCAGAGCTGAGAGCTCTTTTTGAG CAATATGGTGATATTAGAACCCTCTATACTGCATGTAAACATCGGGGTTTTGTAATGATATCCTATTATGACATCCGTGCTGCTCGAACAGCTATGCGTGCATTACAAAACAAACCTCTGCGGCGCAGGAAACTTGACATACATTTCTCAATACCGAAG GATAACCCATCAGACAAGGATATCAACCAAGGAACCTTGGTGGTTTTCAATTTGGATCCATCTGTTTCAAATGAAGACCTCCGTCAAATATTTGGGGCTTATGGAGAAGTCAAAGAG ATAAGGGAAACTCCTCACAAGAGGCATCATAAGTTCATTGAATATTATGATGTCAGAGCTGCAGAAGCAGCACTAAAATCATTAAATAGAAGTGACATAGCTGGTAAACGGATAAAGCTGGAGCCTAGTCGGCCTGGAGGAGCTCGTCGAAA TTTATTGCTCCAACTAAATCAAGAGCTTGATCAAGATGAAGCTCGGAACTTTCGGTATCAAGTGAGTTCACCTGTGGCCAACTCTCCACCAG GTAACTGGATGCAGTTCAATAGTCCTGTCGAGCAGAATTCTATGCAAACGATCAGTCATTCTCCTGGCTCTAGGATCATGAGCCCAACAACTGGTAGCCACTTGCCAGGGCTGGCTTCAATTTTGCAACCTCAGGTATCGAATACTGTGAAGGGTGCAACTATCGGCAAGGACATTGGAAGGAGCAATCACGGAGAGCACATTTTTACCAGTGTGAATTCAACGCAAGGAGCTACTTTTCAGTCACATTCACTTCCAGAGCCCAAATTCAGCCAATATCGTGGATCTTTGTCCTTGTTTGGTCCATCAACATCAAAATCAAATGAATCTTCGATGGAAACCTTGTCTGGGGCACAGTTTTTATGGGGAAGTCCAACCCTTTACTCGGAGCGCAATAAGCCTTTAGCTTGGCCAAGACCAGCTGCGGTGCATCCATTTACATCAAATGGCAAGGGGCATGGCTTCCCATACTCAAGTCAAAGTACTTCCTACGTTGGGGCATCCCACCATCATAACAATCATCATGTTGGTTCTGCTCCATCAGGTTTGCCACTAGAGAGGCACTTTGGTTTTCCCGAGTCACCTGAAACTTCGATCATGAATAATGTCGGTTATGGAGGCATGGGTCTGGGGCACACTGATGGAAATTACATGGTTAAAACAAGTGGGTCTGTAAATGCTGGCATTACTATTCCGAGAAATATTTCTGAGAACGGTTCATCAAACCTTAGAATGAGATCTTCTCCTAGGCTTAGCCCTGTGTTTTTGGGTAGTGGTCCATATGCAGGACTACCACCTACCACCATGGATAGTTTGACCGACCGTTCTCAGAGCAGATGGATTGAGAACAATGGAAGCCAAGTTGATAGCAAGAAGCAATTCCAGCTTGATTTGGATAAGATTAAATGTGGTGAAGATACAAGGACTACATTAATGATAAAGAATATTCCAAATAA GTACACCTCAAAAATGTTATTAGCTGCCATTGATGAAAATCACAGGGGTACATATGATTTTCTCTATCTCCCAATTGACTTTAAG AATAAATGCAATGTGGGATATGCATTTATCAATATGTTGTCACCCTCTCTTATTATTCCATTCTATGAG ACATTCAATGGGAAGAAATGGGAGAAGTTTAATAGTGAAAAGGTTGCATCTTTGGCATATGCTCGAATACAAGGGAAGACTGCACTTGTGAGCCATTTCCAAAATTCAAGTTTGATGAACGAAGACAAGCGCTGCCGCCCAATTCTCTTCCATTCAGAGGGTCCTGAAACCAGTGATCAG ATCATACAAGAGCATCTTCCCTCCAACATTTTGGAATGTTCAGGCACTTAA